The uncultured Paludibaculum sp. sequence GTTGCAGCAAGAGTACGTCCACGGCCGCGAGTCTCGCCACTTAGAACGACCAGCGGACGGTCACCCGCGCGGAGCGCGGCGCTCCGGGCTTCACGTAGAGGCTGTCATACGAGCCCGTGAAGTAGCGCGTGTTGCTCAGGTTGTACGCATTGAACTGAATGCCGAAGTGCCCCACCCGGTAGGACAGTGAGCCTTCCAGTAGCCCGTAGCCCGGCAATTGGAAGGTGTTGAAGAGATCGCCGGACTGATCTCCGTAGCGCCGGCCACCCAGGCCGATGCCCAGACCCTTGGCCCAGCCGCGCTGGATCTCGTAGCGGGTCCATAGATTGAACGCATGGCGAGGCGCGTTCTGCGTGGGTGTTCCGACAGGAATTGTGTTGTCCTCAGTGACCTTCGCGTTGTTGAAGGCGTAGGCCGCGGTCAGGCTCCAGCCGCCGTGCAGCAGGAACGTGCTCTCGGCTTCCACACCCCGGCTGCGCTGCTGGCCGGTGACGATGGAGAAGTTGGGGTGGCCGAGGTCCGTGGTGAGCACATTGCCCCGGCGCAGGTCGTAGAGGGCAAGCGTCGACGACAGCCGGCCATTGAGCAGGCTGGATTTCACACCGCCTTCCCATTGACGGCCCTTCTCCGGGGGAGCGAAAGTGCCGTTCTCCGAACCTGCATCGTAGACACGGCCGGACTGCGGCAGGAAGGAACGGCTGTAGCTGCCGTACAGAGCGAGGCCGGGCAGGATCTGGTAGTTCGCACCGATGCGCGGGGTGAAGGCGGAGTCGGTGTGGCTAGGGTCGGGCAGGTCGCGGTTGGAGGTGAAGTTCATGCGGCCTCCGGCGGTGATCGTGAGCCGCCGGCCCAGACGCAGATGGTCCTGGAAATAGAGGCCGGTGAACTGCATCAGCGTATGACCGGCGTAGGCGGGAATCAGCGCCGTGGGCTTGGACTGCCCATAAACAGGATGGAAGAGGTCGATGGGCGTGTACTGCGACATGTCGCTGAAGTCGATGGATTCGCCGCTGAAGACGGTGGGGTTCCGGAAGTAGTCCACGCCCACGACCACCTCGTGACGCACGGCGCCGGTGTGGAAGACGCCATCCACCGACGTGTCGATCGCATAGTTCTTCCAGTTCTGGTCGTAGCTGAGCGGGTAGCGGTAGAGGGTCCGTTCGTCGGCGTCGAGAAAGCCCGGATAGAGCAGGTTCTTCCAGATCTGGCGGTAGACGGCGACGCGCCCGTTCTGGCGGATCCTGAAGCCCTCGCGGAACTGGTGCGTGAACTCCCAGCCGAGTTGCCGGTTGTCCTCATGCACCGAGTTGTCGTCGTTGCCGAGTTCGCCGACATAGCGGCTGACGGGGATCTCGCCATTGATGTTTGGCAGGACGGTGCCCTTGGCGGGCAGCGGGAACGCGTGGCGGCCGTTGTCCTGCTGGTAGCGCCCCAGCAGCGTCAGCGAGGTGGCCGGCGTGATGCGCCACGTGACGGAGGGCACGACGTAGGCCCGGTGGATATGCGCGTAGTCGACGAAGGTATCTTGCCGGCGGTCGAGCGCGAAGACACGGCCGTACAGTGTGCGGGACCGGTTCAACGAGCCTCCGAAGTCCACACTGGGGCTGTTGAAGGCGAAGGAGCCGCCGGTGTATTCGAGGTTGAGGAGGGCATCGGACTTGGGCCGTTTGCTGCGCAGGTTCACCAGTCCGCCGAGTACCCCCTGGCCATACAACGCCGAAGACGGGCCCTTCATCACTTCAACGGCCTCCAGTCCGCCGATCTCGTCCGCCGTGCCGTTGCCGCCGCGCAGGCCGTCGAGATAGGTGGTGAACGACGAGTCGAAGCCGCGGATGCGGTAGTAGTCCCACCCTTCGTAGTAGCCGCCCGGCATGACACCAGCGACATTCCTCAGGGCATCGTCGAGCCTAACGGCGCCCTGGTCGTCGAGCACCTTCCGCGTCACCACCGTGATGCTCTGTGGGATCTCGAGCAGAGGCAGATCGAGCTTGGCGCCGGAGTTCGTCTCCTCGGCAATGTAGTCGATCTGCGCGGTGACGGAGACGCTGCTGTGGACGTCTTCTGGGCGCAGGGTGAAGTCGGCCTGGACAGCGGAGTCCGCGGCCATCGTGACATCTCGTTCCGCCGCGGTGAATCGTGCCGACGTGACCCGGATGCGGAGCGTGCCTTTCGGCAGAGCGAGAGTATAGCCGCCGTTGACTCCGGTGCGGGTTTCCGCGCGGAAGGCTCCGCAGACGGCGGTGACCGTGGC is a genomic window containing:
- a CDS encoding TonB-dependent siderophore receptor: MRNLIALLTVLMPLVAQPPVPQRPGAGAPACTLASQETEATLSGTVSDASGAALPDATVTAVCGAFRAETRTGVNGGYTLALPKGTLRIRVTSARFTAAERDVTMAADSAVQADFTLRPEDVHSSVSVTAQIDYIAEETNSGAKLDLPLLEIPQSITVVTRKVLDDQGAVRLDDALRNVAGVMPGGYYEGWDYYRIRGFDSSFTTYLDGLRGGNGTADEIGGLEAVEVMKGPSSALYGQGVLGGLVNLRSKRPKSDALLNLEYTGGSFAFNSPSVDFGGSLNRSRTLYGRVFALDRRQDTFVDYAHIHRAYVVPSVTWRITPATSLTLLGRYQQDNGRHAFPLPAKGTVLPNINGEIPVSRYVGELGNDDNSVHEDNRQLGWEFTHQFREGFRIRQNGRVAVYRQIWKNLLYPGFLDADERTLYRYPLSYDQNWKNYAIDTSVDGVFHTGAVRHEVVVGVDYFRNPTVFSGESIDFSDMSQYTPIDLFHPVYGQSKPTALIPAYAGHTLMQFTGLYFQDHLRLGRRLTITAGGRMNFTSNRDLPDPSHTDSAFTPRIGANYQILPGLALYGSYSRSFLPQSGRVYDAGSENGTFAPPEKGRQWEGGVKSSLLNGRLSSTLALYDLRRGNVLTTDLGHPNFSIVTGQQRSRGVEAESTFLLHGGWSLTAAYAFNNAKVTEDNTIPVGTPTQNAPRHAFNLWTRYEIQRGWAKGLGIGLGGRRYGDQSGDLFNTFQLPGYGLLEGSLSYRVGHFGIQFNAYNLSNTRYFTGSYDSLYVKPGAPRSARVTVRWSF